The nucleotide sequence CGGGGGGGAAGTACCTTTCCGACTGGCTGAGGGAGAAGGATCTCTCCCGGGGGTTCCTGTTCGCCGTGACCGCGCTGGCCGCCACCTTTTATTACGCGCTGCCCGCCGGGATGGAGCGCACCAGGTGGGCGGTCTGGATCGTCTTCGCCCTGGGCTGCGCCGCGCCGCTGGGAGGCCTGCTCTTCCCGTCGCTGTTCGGCGAGCGCCTGCGCGCCTGGGCGGCTTCCCTCGCGCTGGCCGCGTTCGTCGCGGGCAACCTCCTCGTGGTCAGCCGGCAGCTGCCCATCTATCTGCAGGAAGCTTCGAGGGGGAAGACACCGCTGACCGCGGCTCCGGCGTCCGACATCTTGGGGCGCGACGATTAAGGGACGCGCGCCGTCGGGACGGGCTCGGATCAGCGCTTGAGCAACCGGAGGGCGTGGCTCAGGGCGGCCGCGACGGCGGCCCGGGTGGGCGCTTCGCAGTAGAGCCGCAGGATCGGCTCGGTGCCGGAAGGGCGGAAGAGCAGCCAGCCGTCCTCGCCGAACACGAGCTTCACGCCGTCGAGACGGTCGACGCTCGTGACCTTCATGCCCGCGACGCGCTTCGGAGGGGAGTCCGAGAGCTTGGCCACCAGCCGGCGCCCCGCCTCCGGCGTGCAGCTTAGATCGGTCCGATCGAAGAAGTATTTCCCGTACTCTTTCTCCATGCCGGCCACGAGTCCCGAGAGCGGCAGATCCGAAAAGACCAACGCCTCCAGAAGCAGGAGCGAGGAGAGGATTCCGTCCCGCTCCGGGATGAACCCGCGGAATCCGAAGCCGCCGCTCTCCTCGCCTCCCAGAAGGATCTCGTCCTTTCGAAGAAGCCGGGCGATGTGCTTGAAGCCCACCGGCAGCTCGTGGAACGCGAGGCCGTAGCTCCGGGCGATGCGCTCCATGCGCAGGGATCCGGCGAAGGTCTTGGCGATCCCGCCCCGCTCCCCTCGGTTCCGGATGAAATGAAGCGCCAGCACCGGCAGGAGCGTCAGCGGCGACAGGAACCGGCCTCGATCGTCGCAGGCGCCGATGCGGTCGGCGTCCCCGTCGGTGGCGAACCCGGCGGCGGCCCGCTCGGAGACGACGGCCCGCCGCAACGGCTGCAGATGGGGCGCGATCGGCTCGGGATTCGTTCCCCCGAAAAGAGGATCGGGATCGGAGCGCAGCGTGCGGACCCGGAGCTTGCCGCCGGAGGCGGCCTGCTCCAGCAGGGTCCCCCCCATGCCGTGCATCGAATCGGCGAGGATCTTCAGGCGGGCCGAGCGGATCTCGCGGATCGCCACCCGCTGCTTGACGGCGCGCAGATAGGAAGGAAGGAACGAGGGATGCCGCGGCAGATCGGGCGCGCCCGCAGAGCCGGGATCGCCGGCGGGAATGCTGCGGACGATGCTCTCCGTCGATTCCGGATCCATCGTCCCTCCGTCGGAGTCCTTCAGCTTCAGGCCGCCGTATTCCGGAGGGTTGTGGCTCGCGGTGATCATGATTCCCAGGGAGGCGCGTCCCGTGACGACTCGCAGCGACAGGGCCGGGGTGGGAAGCGGCTCGGGGCTGAGAAGAGGGACGAACCCTTCCCGGGCCATGACCGCCGCGACCTCCGCCGCGAACCGTTCGGAAAGGAACCGGCCGTCGTAGCCGATGGCGATCGGCGAGCCCGCCTTGCCGGCGGAAAGGAGATGGGCGGCGGCGCCGGCGGCGCACCTCCGCATGCCCGCCAGAGTGATCTCCTCGGCAATCCGCCCGCGCCATCCGTCGGTCCCGAAACGGATCGGAGGGAACTGGCCCTGAAGCGCGGCCCGCCCGTCGATCGCGTTGATTGACCCTCGGATCTGCATTGTGTTATTTTTCAGCTCGCCTGGCGCGCCGCCCCGCCGTGGTCCCTGAAGCGCGGCGCATTCTACCCCGAGGCTGCCATCCCTTCAAACGGTCCCGTGCTCAACCTCCCCAACTGGCTCACGGTCACCCGCATCTTCCTGGTCCCGTTCGTGGTGGTCATCATCCTGACGAAGCCCCAGTTCAGCATCGGAGAGACGGCGATCGACAACGAGACGCTCGGGGTGGTGGTTTTCCTCCTCGCCGCCCTGACCGATTTCCTGGACGGTTATCTGGCGCGCAAGCGCGACGAGGAGACGACGCTCGGCAAGCTGCTCGATCCGATCGCCGACAAGCTCCTCATCTCCGCCGCGTTCATCTCGCTCGTCGAGGTCGGGGTGGCGCCGGCCTGGATGGTGGTGATCGTGGTCGGGCGGGAGTTCGCCGTGACGGGGTTGCGGAGCGTGGCGATCAGCCAGGGGATCGCCGTCGGAGCCTCGGTCTGGGGCAAATACAAGACCGCCAGCCAGGTGATCGCCGTGGTCCTCCTCATCTTCGGAAGGAAATACCTCGGGGCCTACGCGTTCCTGGGCCAGCTGGCCCTTTGGGCCGTCGTGATCCTGGCGGTGCTCTCGGCCGCTGACTATTTCCTGAAGTTCTCGAGGAAGCTCGGCGTTCTGGGCGAGGCCCCGCTCCGACGGGAATGATGGCGGCGCGCCGCCGCGCGCGCGAGGACGCATGTTCTACGGCTACGTCAAGCTGTTCTTCCGGCTTCCCACGCGAATCTATCTCGGGCTGAAGGCGGAGGGATGCGAGCGGGTTCCCCGGCACGGTCCGGCGCTCATCGCCGCCAACCACGCCTCGTTCCTGGATCCCATCGTGCTGGGCTCGGCCTGCCCGCGCAAGATCCATTTCGTCGTGCTGCAGTCGATGTACGAATGGAAGCGGCTGCGCTGGTTCTATTGGGGCATGCAGACCATCCCGGTGCGAGCCGAGGAGTCGGATCCCCGCGCCGTGAAGCAGGCGCTGACGCGGCTTCGGCGCGGCGATCTCGTGGGGATCTTTCCCGAGGGCGGGCGCAGCGCCGACGGATTCCTGCAGCCGGCGAAGCCGGGGGCGGCCCTCCTCGCCGCGATCTCGGGGGCGCCGGTAATTCCGGCCCACATCGCCGGCGCCTGGTCGGCTTGGAAGCCGAATACTCTCTTCCCGGTGCCCGGCCGCGTGCGGGTTCGTTTCGGAGAGCCGATCCGCATCGGCGCCCCCGGCGCCAAGCCGCGCGGCCGCGAGGAAGTGGACGCCTTCTCCCGGCGCATCATGCAGGCGATCGCCGCGCTCGCCTCGGAGGGCTCCCGTGAAAGCGACGATCCTGGCGGTGGGAACCGAGCTGCTGCGACCCGGTCGGCCGGAAACCCATAGCGAGCGCCTCACCGCTCTGCTTCGGACGGTCGGGCTCGACGTCGAGTCCCGCCGCATCGTTCCGGATCGGCGCGAGGCCATCGCCGAAGCGGTGCGGGATGCCCGGCGCCGCCCCGGGGTGATCCTGGTGACGGGAGGGATCGGTCCGACCCGCGACGATCGAACCCGCGAAGCGGTGTCCGAAGCGCTGGGCCGGCCCCTGGTCACGGATCGCGCGGCGGAGCGGGCGCTCCGCGCCTGGTGCCGCAGGCATCGCATTCCCTTCACGCGGGATCAGGCGCGGCAGGCGCGGATACCGCGGGGGGCGCGCCGGGTGGCAAACCGCGTCGGCAGCGCGGCGGGCTTCCGGTATGCCGACCGCGGCGGCGTCGTTCTCGTCCTGCCGGGAGTGCTCGGAGAGCTGCGGCTGATGCTCGAGCGCCAGCTGCCCCGCCTGCGCCGGCTGGCGGGGGGGCGCTTGGTCACCGTCTCCCTGCGGACGGCGGGACGGGGGGAATCGCGGATCGATCGAGCCATCGCGCGCCTCGTCCGGCGCTTCCCCGAGGTCGAAGTCACGACGCTGGCGGCGCCCGGAGAGGTCGTCATCCAGCTCAGCGCCCAGGGAGCAGGGGCCGCCGGCAACGTGGCGGCGTGCCGGAGGGCAATCGTCCAAAAACTGCGCGAGGATCTGGTGTCGGCCGCGGGAGAGAGCCTCGAAAGCGTTGTGCTCCGACATCTCCGGAAGCGCCGGATGCGGATCGCGGTGGCCGAGTCCTGCACCGCGGGGCTGGTCTGCGCGCGCCTCGCCTCCGTTCCCGGGGCGTCGCACGCCTTGGCGGCGGGAGCCGTGTGCTACAATAACCACGCGAAGCAGCGAATCCTCTCGATTCCGGGTCGAGCGCTGCGAAAGCACGGCGCCGTCAGCCGGTGGACCGCGCTCGCCATGGCCCGCGGCGTGGCGGCGCTGGCGGAATCGGCGATCGGCGTGGCGGTCACCGGGATCGCCGGTCCGTCGGGAGGCACTCCCCGCGCCCCGGTCGGCACGGTGCACTGGGCCGTGGTGGGGCCGAACGGCTTTTCGGCGGGGCATCGTCTCCTCCCGGGGGATCGCGAAAAGGTCCGTGTTCATTCCGCTTCCATCGCCCTGGATCAGGTGCGGAGATTCCTGATCTCCACGGGCGAGGCCGCGCGACGAAAGCGGCGCTGAATGCGGATCTTCCTCGCCGCGGAGCTGCCCGAGGGCCTGCGCGCGAAAGTCGCCGTCGTCCAGCAGACCCTCGCTCGGGAGGGCGTCCGGAGAATCCGGTGGGTCGATCCTTCCGGGATTCATTTGACCCTTCGCTTCTGCGGCCAGCTTTCGCGGGACAGCCTCGATCGCCTCGCCGCCGGTCTCGCTCCGGGACCCCCTTTTCCCCGGTTCGCCGTCCGCGCCGGCGGACTCGGCCGGTTCCCGCCGCGGGGAGCGCCGCGCGTTCTCTTCCTGAAAGTGGGGCCCGACGCGCGACTCGAATCTCTGGCTTCGTGGCTCGAGGATCGGGTCACGGCGTCGGGTATCGCGCCGGCGGACCGGCCGTATCACGCGCATCTCACTCTCGGACGGTTCCTGCCGGGCGCCGCGTCTCCGCCCCTTTTCTCGACGCCCGTCGCGGAGGACGTCGGGGAGCTCCCGGTGGAGCGCGTCGTGGTCTTCCAGAGTCATCTCGGATCCGGCGGCGCGCGCTATGAAGCGATGCACGCTTTTCCTCTCAGGGATCCCTGACGATGAGTTCCGTGCATCCGGCGATCGGCCCGGCCCTGGTTCTCGCCG is from Candidatus Polarisedimenticolia bacterium and encodes:
- a CDS encoding phosphoglucomutase/phosphomannomutase family protein, with the protein product MQIRGSINAIDGRAALQGQFPPIRFGTDGWRGRIAEEITLAGMRRCAAGAAAHLLSAGKAGSPIAIGYDGRFLSERFAAEVAAVMAREGFVPLLSPEPLPTPALSLRVVTGRASLGIMITASHNPPEYGGLKLKDSDGGTMDPESTESIVRSIPAGDPGSAGAPDLPRHPSFLPSYLRAVKQRVAIREIRSARLKILADSMHGMGGTLLEQAASGGKLRVRTLRSDPDPLFGGTNPEPIAPHLQPLRRAVVSERAAAGFATDGDADRIGACDDRGRFLSPLTLLPVLALHFIRNRGERGGIAKTFAGSLRMERIARSYGLAFHELPVGFKHIARLLRKDEILLGGEESGGFGFRGFIPERDGILSSLLLLEALVFSDLPLSGLVAGMEKEYGKYFFDRTDLSCTPEAGRRLVAKLSDSPPKRVAGMKVTSVDRLDGVKLVFGEDGWLLFRPSGTEPILRLYCEAPTRAAVAAALSHALRLLKR
- the pgsA gene encoding CDP-diacylglycerol--glycerol-3-phosphate 3-phosphatidyltransferase; its protein translation is MLNLPNWLTVTRIFLVPFVVVIILTKPQFSIGETAIDNETLGVVVFLLAALTDFLDGYLARKRDEETTLGKLLDPIADKLLISAAFISLVEVGVAPAWMVVIVVGREFAVTGLRSVAISQGIAVGASVWGKYKTASQVIAVVLLIFGRKYLGAYAFLGQLALWAVVILAVLSAADYFLKFSRKLGVLGEAPLRRE
- a CDS encoding lysophospholipid acyltransferase family protein, with protein sequence MFYGYVKLFFRLPTRIYLGLKAEGCERVPRHGPALIAANHASFLDPIVLGSACPRKIHFVVLQSMYEWKRLRWFYWGMQTIPVRAEESDPRAVKQALTRLRRGDLVGIFPEGGRSADGFLQPAKPGAALLAAISGAPVIPAHIAGAWSAWKPNTLFPVPGRVRVRFGEPIRIGAPGAKPRGREEVDAFSRRIMQAIAALASEGSRESDDPGGGNRAAATRSAGNP
- a CDS encoding nicotinamide-nucleotide amidohydrolase family protein; this encodes MKATILAVGTELLRPGRPETHSERLTALLRTVGLDVESRRIVPDRREAIAEAVRDARRRPGVILVTGGIGPTRDDRTREAVSEALGRPLVTDRAAERALRAWCRRHRIPFTRDQARQARIPRGARRVANRVGSAAGFRYADRGGVVLVLPGVLGELRLMLERQLPRLRRLAGGRLVTVSLRTAGRGESRIDRAIARLVRRFPEVEVTTLAAPGEVVIQLSAQGAGAAGNVAACRRAIVQKLREDLVSAAGESLESVVLRHLRKRRMRIAVAESCTAGLVCARLASVPGASHALAAGAVCYNNHAKQRILSIPGRALRKHGAVSRWTALAMARGVAALAESAIGVAVTGIAGPSGGTPRAPVGTVHWAVVGPNGFSAGHRLLPGDREKVRVHSASIALDQVRRFLISTGEAARRKRR
- the thpR gene encoding RNA 2',3'-cyclic phosphodiesterase, with the translated sequence MRIFLAAELPEGLRAKVAVVQQTLAREGVRRIRWVDPSGIHLTLRFCGQLSRDSLDRLAAGLAPGPPFPRFAVRAGGLGRFPPRGAPRVLFLKVGPDARLESLASWLEDRVTASGIAPADRPYHAHLTLGRFLPGAASPPLFSTPVAEDVGELPVERVVVFQSHLGSGGARYEAMHAFPLRDP